The proteins below are encoded in one region of Neorhodopirellula lusitana:
- a CDS encoding IspD/TarI family cytidylyltransferase: protein MSENNAPSPLSADRDLLSGHGSPLPGPASCSSLPERSVVVIVPAAGHGARFGDQANKLFAILDGKPLWTHCVQRLSDRPEVDQVLVAVSASDLDRFVEETRFLSKPGRVRFVIGGAERSDTVQAALDQAFSSHQVSDSASDQVAGGQAGESACEMANASLKFVAVHDAARPLIRDAELTAVFEKAAETGAAILAHRVTGTLKRELPDNLGCQTVSREGMWEAQTPQVFRLDWMHQAYARHRGRPVTDDAQAIERLGHPVALVNGAADNLKITYPEDLRIAEALKQIYSDPKQL from the coding sequence ATGTCCGAAAACAACGCCCCGTCGCCGCTTTCAGCCGATCGCGATCTGCTTTCCGGGCATGGCTCTCCGCTTCCTGGCCCCGCATCTTGCTCGTCGCTTCCCGAACGCAGCGTTGTTGTGATTGTGCCTGCCGCGGGCCATGGTGCCCGGTTTGGTGATCAAGCCAACAAGCTATTCGCAATCTTGGATGGCAAGCCACTTTGGACGCACTGTGTGCAGCGATTGAGCGATCGGCCGGAGGTGGATCAGGTTCTGGTTGCTGTTTCGGCCAGTGATCTTGATCGGTTTGTCGAGGAGACCCGCTTCCTGTCGAAGCCCGGTCGAGTGCGATTTGTTATCGGCGGGGCCGAGCGTAGCGATACCGTTCAGGCGGCCTTGGACCAAGCGTTTTCGAGCCATCAGGTTTCCGATTCCGCCTCGGATCAGGTGGCAGGTGGCCAGGCTGGCGAGTCGGCGTGTGAGATGGCAAATGCCAGTTTGAAGTTCGTTGCGGTGCATGATGCGGCTCGTCCGTTGATCCGGGATGCGGAACTGACCGCAGTCTTTGAAAAGGCTGCGGAGACCGGTGCGGCGATTTTGGCTCACCGAGTGACAGGAACCTTGAAGCGGGAGCTTCCTGATAATCTTGGTTGCCAGACGGTTAGCCGAGAAGGCATGTGGGAAGCGCAGACACCCCAGGTTTTCCGTTTGGACTGGATGCATCAGGCTTATGCCCGGCATCGAGGCCGGCCGGTGACTGATGACGCCCAGGCGATCGAACGACTGGGGCACCCGGTCGCGTTGGTCAATGGTGCCGCCGATAATCTCAAAATCACTTACCCCGAAGATCTCCGCATAGCGGAGGCTTTGAAGCAAATTTATTCCGATCCGAAGCAACTGTGA
- the rpsT gene encoding 30S ribosomal protein S20 has product MPNTASSIKRLRQNDVRRLRNRATRSTMRAAVKRVRAAVEANDAETAKNEFKMACRKLDQAAAKNVIHKNAASRTKSRLNGAIKKIAQAA; this is encoded by the coding sequence ATGCCTAATACCGCTAGCTCGATCAAACGTCTTCGTCAAAACGACGTCCGCCGTCTGCGCAACCGTGCGACCCGTAGCACCATGCGTGCTGCCGTTAAGCGTGTCCGAGCCGCTGTCGAAGCGAACGACGCTGAAACAGCCAAAAACGAGTTCAAAATGGCTTGCCGCAAGCTTGACCAAGCTGCTGCAAAGAACGTGATCCATAAGAACGCGGCTTCACGCACCAAGAGTCGTTTGAACGGCGCGATCAAGAAAATCGCTCAAGCTGCCTAG
- the cobA gene encoding uroporphyrinogen-III C-methyltransferase, with protein sequence MPNSSKPLPSSHHGPKGFVALVGAGPGHPELLTLRGQSWLSRCDVVLYDGLSNAEMLAHAPQAKHICVGKHGQSRIWTQPEIIQETLRHAQMGCCVVRLKGGDPAVFARTSEEVDALVAADINFEIVPGITAALAAGSYAGIPITHRGIASAVALVTGHEQPGKTKSDLDWPALAAFPGTLVIYMGVTTVETWTHALLEAGKAPDTPCAILRRCSLPDQQQILCRLDEIVGHLTPASRFRPPVITIVGEVTKLAETMDWFTKRPLHGQHVLVTRPSQQAGELARPLTELGACSTVQSVIEIQPPDDWAPIDLFIDELNKTDILAFASVNAIQYFMQRLFERGFDTRKLGSTKLAVVGDATARKLADYHLHADIIPPEFTAKSLLDTLQTTEELSSAPSIRIVRANRGNNDLIDGLKSSGIDVRQAAAYQNVDVDRADPKIHEQLRNGEIDWITVTSSATARNLHRLFGEDLSQCRLAAISPITAGVLEDLGYTVAAVAQTYTMQGLIDAIVAKASE encoded by the coding sequence GTGCCTAATTCCTCAAAACCACTACCTTCCTCCCATCATGGCCCGAAAGGATTTGTTGCATTGGTCGGGGCGGGGCCAGGGCATCCGGAGCTTTTGACCCTGCGTGGGCAAAGCTGGCTTTCCCGGTGCGACGTGGTTCTGTACGACGGACTTTCCAATGCTGAAATGCTCGCGCACGCTCCTCAAGCGAAGCACATTTGCGTTGGCAAACACGGGCAAAGCCGGATCTGGACCCAGCCGGAAATCATCCAAGAAACACTTCGGCATGCCCAAATGGGATGCTGCGTCGTCCGGCTGAAGGGAGGCGACCCGGCCGTTTTCGCCCGCACCAGTGAAGAAGTCGACGCCCTCGTCGCCGCTGATATCAACTTTGAAATCGTTCCCGGCATCACCGCCGCGCTGGCCGCCGGGTCCTATGCGGGCATCCCGATCACCCACCGAGGCATCGCTTCCGCGGTCGCTCTGGTCACTGGCCACGAACAACCCGGCAAGACAAAATCGGATCTTGATTGGCCCGCACTGGCCGCCTTTCCGGGGACACTGGTGATCTACATGGGCGTCACCACAGTCGAAACGTGGACCCACGCTTTGCTCGAAGCGGGCAAGGCACCCGACACACCCTGCGCGATCCTACGACGGTGCAGCCTGCCGGACCAACAACAAATCCTCTGCCGATTGGACGAAATCGTCGGTCACTTGACCCCGGCCAGCCGCTTCCGACCGCCCGTGATCACCATCGTGGGCGAGGTCACCAAACTTGCCGAAACCATGGATTGGTTCACCAAACGCCCGCTGCACGGACAACACGTTTTGGTCACCCGCCCCAGCCAACAAGCCGGTGAGTTGGCTCGGCCGCTCACCGAACTGGGAGCCTGCTCGACTGTCCAAAGCGTGATCGAGATCCAGCCCCCGGATGACTGGGCACCAATCGACCTCTTCATCGACGAACTGAACAAGACCGATATCCTGGCCTTCGCAAGCGTCAATGCGATTCAATACTTCATGCAGCGACTCTTCGAGCGAGGGTTCGACACACGGAAGCTGGGCTCAACCAAACTGGCCGTTGTCGGTGACGCCACCGCTCGCAAACTTGCCGATTACCACCTGCATGCCGATATCATCCCGCCGGAGTTCACCGCCAAGTCACTGCTGGACACACTACAAACGACCGAAGAACTTTCGTCCGCCCCATCCATTCGAATTGTCCGCGCCAATCGCGGCAACAACGATCTCATCGATGGCCTGAAATCCAGCGGTATCGATGTTCGCCAGGCGGCCGCCTATCAGAACGTCGACGTTGACCGGGCTGACCCAAAGATCCACGAACAACTCCGCAACGGCGAAATCGACTGGATCACCGTCACCAGCAGTGCAACGGCCAGAAACCTGCATCGCTTGTTCGGCGAAGATCTATCCCAATGCCGACTCGCGGCGATCAGCCCCATCACTGCGGGCGTCCTGGAAGACCTGGGATACACCGTCGCAGCGGTCGCCCAAACCTACACGATGCAAGGCTTGATCGACGCAATCGTTGCCAAGGCCAGTGAATAG
- a CDS encoding carboxymuconolactone decarboxylase family protein: protein MHEDFPEFMQAYEAMGQATRQAGPLSDREVAMVKLAISIGAGLQGGAHSHCRKALQAGCTPEELRHVAILAAPTIGFPTMMRAKSWVEDVLSK, encoded by the coding sequence ATGCATGAGGACTTCCCCGAATTCATGCAGGCCTATGAAGCCATGGGGCAAGCAACGCGGCAAGCCGGCCCACTGAGTGACCGAGAAGTCGCGATGGTCAAACTCGCGATCTCCATCGGGGCCGGACTGCAAGGCGGCGCTCACTCACATTGCCGCAAGGCATTGCAGGCCGGCTGCACGCCTGAAGAATTACGCCATGTCGCGATTCTCGCCGCACCCACCATCGGCTTCCCCACCATGATGCGTGCCAAAAGCTGGGTCGAAGACGTGCTTAGCAAGTAA
- a CDS encoding peptidylprolyl isomerase produces the protein MVYRTFLFTFVALLASIAPQHASAADPAGAEVTNKVYFDISIGKEPAGRIVMGLFGKDVPKTAENFRALCTGEKGTGKLGVPLKYEGSAFHRVIPQFMLQGGDFTAGNGTGGESIYGMKFPDENFTFTHTGPGLLSMANSGPNTNGSQFFITTVSTPHLNGRHVVFGRVIEGMDVVKRIEANGSGSGRTRALIKITKAGELK, from the coding sequence ATGGTCTATCGCACTTTCCTGTTCACGTTTGTCGCCCTGCTTGCCAGCATTGCACCGCAACACGCATCCGCTGCGGATCCGGCCGGCGCCGAAGTGACCAACAAAGTTTATTTTGACATTTCGATCGGCAAAGAGCCTGCCGGAAGAATTGTGATGGGACTGTTCGGCAAGGATGTCCCCAAAACGGCAGAGAACTTCCGAGCCTTGTGTACTGGTGAAAAAGGTACCGGCAAGCTTGGCGTGCCTTTGAAATATGAAGGCAGTGCTTTCCACCGCGTGATCCCTCAATTCATGTTGCAGGGCGGTGACTTCACCGCAGGCAACGGTACCGGCGGCGAAAGCATTTACGGAATGAAATTCCCTGATGAGAATTTCACCTTCACTCATACCGGTCCAGGTTTGCTGAGTATGGCGAACTCGGGTCCGAATACGAACGGATCGCAGTTCTTCATCACGACCGTGTCGACCCCACACCTGAACGGACGCCACGTGGTGTTCGGTCGCGTGATCGAGGGGATGGATGTCGTGAAGCGGATCGAAGCCAACGGTAGCGGCAGCGGTCGCACTCGTGCATTGATCAAAATCACCAAGGCTGGTGAATTGAAGTAG
- a CDS encoding AAA family ATPase: MFSESLPSTAPNADADLSHQSEPFRRIATEIGHVLVGQQQLVHRMLIGLLTGGHLLIEGVPGLAKTTAVASLAKSIQTGFQRLQFTPDLLPADLIGTQVYRPQDQSFVVQKGPIFSNLILADEINRAPAKVQSALLEAMQERQVTIGGETFPLEEPFLVMATQNPVEQEGTYALPEAQTDRFLLKVIVDYPDREEELQILRRMSKTAPKFEISPVTSPEEIMRARSQVDNVHLDPKIEGYIVDLVMATRRPAAYGLNLDGLIQFGASPRASINLALAAKANAFLQGRGYVLPEDVQELALDVMRHRVAITYEAEAEERTSESIIGEILQGVAVP; the protein is encoded by the coding sequence ATGTTCTCGGAATCCCTGCCTTCGACCGCCCCCAACGCCGACGCTGACTTAAGCCATCAAAGCGAGCCATTCCGGCGAATCGCCACCGAGATTGGCCACGTCCTGGTCGGCCAACAACAACTGGTGCACCGGATGCTCATCGGCCTGCTGACCGGGGGCCACCTGTTGATTGAAGGGGTTCCGGGGTTGGCGAAAACGACGGCGGTGGCCAGTCTTGCGAAATCCATCCAAACCGGTTTCCAACGACTTCAGTTCACCCCTGATTTGCTTCCCGCTGACTTGATCGGAACGCAAGTCTACCGTCCCCAAGATCAATCCTTTGTCGTCCAGAAAGGTCCCATCTTTTCGAACCTGATTCTTGCCGATGAAATCAACCGGGCTCCGGCCAAAGTGCAAAGCGCGTTGCTCGAAGCGATGCAGGAACGCCAGGTCACGATCGGCGGCGAAACGTTCCCACTGGAAGAACCCTTCCTGGTGATGGCCACTCAAAACCCAGTCGAGCAAGAGGGCACGTACGCGTTGCCCGAAGCACAAACGGATCGTTTCCTGTTGAAGGTGATCGTGGACTACCCAGACCGCGAAGAAGAACTGCAAATCCTAAGACGAATGAGCAAGACGGCTCCGAAGTTCGAAATCAGTCCCGTCACCTCGCCCGAGGAAATCATGCGAGCCCGATCGCAAGTCGACAATGTTCACTTGGATCCCAAAATCGAAGGCTACATCGTTGACCTCGTCATGGCGACGCGGCGGCCAGCGGCGTACGGACTGAACCTGGATGGCTTGATTCAATTCGGCGCGTCCCCGCGTGCTTCCATTAATCTCGCCCTGGCGGCGAAGGCCAATGCATTCCTGCAAGGCCGCGGTTACGTGCTTCCCGAAGACGTGCAAGAACTGGCCCTCGACGTGATGCGTCACCGGGTCGCGATCACCTACGAAGCCGAAGCGGAGGAACGCACCAGCGAATCCATCATTGGCGAAATCCTGCAAGGCGTTGCGGTGCCATGA
- a CDS encoding DUF58 domain-containing protein, translating to MIFRQRHPEPPTDDRTPTEILKRIRKIQLRTSHRVDELLVGSWHSAFKGRGIEFEEVRPYQVGDDVRAIDWNVTARANAPFVKLFREERELAVMMLVDVSRSIDFGTQHQSKRDLAIEVAATLAMSAIKNNDRVGLTMFTDQIEKHVPPRKGSRHVLRLIRELLYHTPQGTRTDPVALLDHVNHTNHRRSVIFWLGDFAIQDPDRRVEKAMRVFGRKHDVVPVVLMDQREQTMPNVGLVRLCDNETGSETTIDTSSGRVRRHFEQLASRRSEQRDKLFARLKWKPLVVHTGEDISKPLHRYFDQR from the coding sequence ATGATTTTCCGGCAACGTCATCCCGAGCCGCCAACCGACGACCGCACGCCCACCGAAATCCTGAAACGGATCCGCAAGATCCAGCTGCGCACGTCCCACCGCGTGGACGAACTGCTGGTAGGTAGCTGGCATTCGGCATTCAAAGGTCGCGGCATCGAATTCGAGGAAGTTCGCCCCTATCAAGTCGGTGACGATGTCCGGGCGATTGACTGGAACGTGACCGCGCGCGCCAACGCCCCCTTCGTCAAACTCTTTCGTGAAGAACGCGAACTTGCTGTGATGATGCTGGTCGACGTTTCACGATCGATCGACTTCGGGACCCAACACCAATCCAAACGCGACTTGGCAATCGAAGTGGCCGCGACACTGGCAATGTCCGCGATCAAAAACAACGATCGTGTCGGACTAACCATGTTCACCGACCAAATCGAAAAGCACGTCCCGCCACGTAAGGGTTCCCGGCATGTGTTGCGACTGATCCGCGAACTGCTCTATCACACCCCGCAAGGCACACGCACCGATCCGGTCGCGCTGCTCGATCATGTCAATCACACCAACCATCGCCGGAGCGTGATCTTTTGGCTGGGTGACTTCGCCATCCAGGATCCCGATCGACGAGTTGAAAAAGCCATGCGAGTGTTCGGCCGAAAGCACGATGTCGTGCCAGTCGTCTTGATGGACCAACGAGAACAAACGATGCCCAACGTTGGGTTGGTGCGACTGTGTGACAACGAAACCGGCAGCGAAACAACCATCGACACCTCCAGCGGTCGCGTCCGGCGTCACTTCGAACAATTGGCGTCACGCCGATCCGAACAACGCGACAAGTTGTTCGCCCGCCTGAAATGGAAACCGCTAGTCGTGCACACCGGTGAAGACATCTCCAAACCATTGCACCGCTATTTCGATCAACGATGA